The proteins below come from a single Erysipelothrix piscisicarius genomic window:
- a CDS encoding phospho-sugar mutase — MSLDRWNELARNYSWIEEAMKSMDKSTKQDAFYKSLEFGTAGMRGLLGIGPNRINVYTVAKASVGFAKYLVETFKNQELKIAIAYDNRHMSKEFADVSAMVLSTYGIKSYIFSQPRPTPELSFAGRTLNCVGGIVITASHNPKEYNGYKVYDENGCQLVDHKIARVITLINEEPDETCVDINQGDRSMITYMEADFDETYKDAIHSIQLRPEEEKTLSVVFTSQHGTSYPLVPDILTDAGYHVIPVLEQSNYDPNFSNTKTPNPEEKASYDLAVEYAKNHDADLVLSCDPDADRMGIVVKHQDTYVYLTGNQGGSILQEYIYATHIEKETMPENPIMFNTVVTSDLGEKIAQAYGVNVEKTLTGFKYIGDSIENHNKVGDYNFVFGYEESYGYLIADFVRDKDALQACMMVAEAANYYKNKGLTLVDVLNGLYDRHGAYHETQVAITLSGQEGLNRIQEILTTFRESNIEMFAGIKVLYRDDFLTSTRSNGEMLTLPKSNVIKYSLEDGSWIAIRPSGTEPKCKLYYCVVGKTIEESLLKFEALKKDINQIAQLD, encoded by the coding sequence ATGTCATTAGATAGATGGAATGAGTTGGCTCGCAATTATTCATGGATTGAGGAAGCAATGAAATCAATGGATAAAAGCACAAAACAGGACGCTTTTTATAAGTCATTAGAATTTGGTACTGCAGGAATGCGCGGATTATTAGGAATCGGACCTAACCGCATTAATGTTTATACGGTAGCGAAAGCAAGTGTGGGATTTGCGAAATACTTAGTTGAGACATTCAAAAATCAAGAATTAAAAATAGCGATTGCATATGACAACCGTCATATGTCTAAAGAATTCGCGGATGTGAGTGCAATGGTATTGTCCACATACGGTATTAAAAGTTACATTTTCTCACAACCTCGACCAACACCGGAGTTATCGTTTGCGGGAAGAACTTTAAACTGTGTTGGGGGAATTGTTATTACAGCAAGTCATAACCCTAAAGAATACAATGGTTATAAAGTCTATGATGAAAATGGTTGTCAATTGGTGGATCACAAGATTGCGCGTGTGATTACGCTCATCAATGAGGAACCGGATGAAACATGTGTTGATATCAATCAAGGTGATCGTTCAATGATTACATATATGGAAGCTGATTTTGATGAGACCTATAAAGATGCAATTCATTCGATTCAATTACGCCCTGAGGAAGAAAAGACGTTATCGGTTGTGTTTACATCTCAACACGGAACATCTTATCCGCTTGTACCCGATATCCTAACGGATGCAGGATATCATGTTATACCCGTTCTTGAACAAAGTAATTATGACCCTAATTTTAGTAATACCAAAACACCAAACCCTGAAGAAAAAGCATCTTATGATCTCGCGGTTGAATATGCGAAAAACCATGATGCAGATCTCGTGTTGAGTTGTGACCCGGATGCAGACCGCATGGGGATTGTAGTTAAACATCAAGATACGTATGTTTACCTTACAGGGAACCAAGGTGGGTCGATCCTCCAAGAATATATTTATGCTACGCATATTGAAAAAGAAACGATGCCCGAAAATCCAATTATGTTTAATACAGTTGTGACTTCTGATCTAGGCGAAAAGATTGCGCAAGCATATGGTGTTAATGTGGAGAAAACATTAACCGGATTTAAGTATATTGGTGATAGCATTGAAAACCACAATAAAGTTGGTGATTACAATTTTGTATTTGGATATGAAGAGAGTTATGGTTACCTCATTGCGGACTTTGTACGTGACAAAGATGCATTGCAAGCATGTATGATGGTTGCGGAGGCAGCAAACTACTATAAAAACAAAGGTTTGACGCTTGTAGATGTTTTAAACGGACTTTACGACCGCCATGGTGCTTATCATGAAACGCAGGTTGCGATTACATTATCAGGACAAGAAGGCTTAAATCGTATTCAAGAAATACTAACAACGTTTAGAGAATCAAATATTGAAATGTTTGCGGGAATTAAGGTTCTATATCGTGATGACTTTCTCACTTCGACACGATCAAATGGTGAGATGTTAACATTACCAAAATCAAACGTTATTAAATACAGTCTTGAAGATGGTTCTTGGATTGCAATTCGTCCATCGGGAACCGAACCAAAATGCAAGCTCTACTATTGCGTTGTCGGTAAAACAATCGAAGAATCACTCTTGAAATTTGAAGCGCTAAAAAAAGACATTAATCAAATAGCACAACTCGACTAA
- the rplA gene encoding 50S ribosomal protein L1 has product MAKKSKNVVKANELVDRSKVYSISEAIKLAKEASFAKFDETFEVSYRLNVDPRHADQQIRGAMVLPNGTGRSQKVLVVTQGAKEQEAKDAGADFVGGKEILEEIQKGWVEFDIIVATPDMMGELGKLGRVLGPKGLMPNPKTGTVTMDITKAVEEIKKGKIEYRVDKESNINTIIGKSSFTDEALEENFNALHDVILKSRPAAVKGAFIKNLTISTSMGPGIKVSID; this is encoded by the coding sequence ATGGCTAAAAAATCAAAAAACGTCGTTAAAGCTAATGAATTAGTGGATCGCTCAAAAGTTTACTCAATTTCTGAAGCAATCAAATTAGCAAAAGAAGCAAGTTTCGCAAAATTCGATGAAACATTTGAAGTTTCATACCGTTTAAATGTTGATCCTCGTCATGCTGATCAACAAATCCGTGGTGCTATGGTATTACCTAATGGAACAGGTCGTTCACAAAAGGTATTGGTTGTAACTCAAGGTGCTAAGGAACAAGAAGCAAAAGATGCTGGAGCAGATTTTGTTGGTGGTAAAGAAATTCTTGAAGAAATCCAAAAAGGATGGGTCGAGTTTGATATTATCGTTGCAACACCAGATATGATGGGTGAACTTGGTAAACTTGGTCGTGTATTAGGACCTAAAGGTTTAATGCCAAACCCTAAAACTGGAACAGTAACAATGGACATTACTAAAGCTGTTGAAGAAATCAAAAAAGGTAAAATCGAATACCGTGTTGATAAAGAATCAAACATCAATACAATTATCGGTAAATCATCATTTACAGATGAAGCATTAGAAGAAAACTTTAACGCATTACATGACGTAATTCTTAAATCACGTCCAGCTGCAGTTAAGGGTGCTTTTATTAAAAACCTTACAATCTCAACATCAATGGGTCCTGGAATCAAAGTTTCAATCGACTAA
- a CDS encoding NUDIX domain-containing protein has protein sequence MVQEANYPEMWLPLINAEDFDFYEYRTVEPSSLESKDLSYAIATGHEFTFRVSALIRSDQGILFDDAHNLIGGRQRLNETIYQALEREVKEESGYDIDDSYFIGIAEDIVELPKYNKIVHYLNLVFEVSGDFSENIKSSGQGFVWKSEDDIEDIDMGMVEVKHIIESM, from the coding sequence GTGGTACAAGAAGCAAATTATCCTGAGATGTGGCTCCCATTGATTAATGCAGAGGATTTTGATTTTTATGAGTATCGCACCGTAGAACCGAGTTCTTTGGAGTCCAAGGATTTAAGTTATGCGATCGCTACCGGACATGAGTTTACATTTCGAGTAAGTGCGTTAATACGTTCAGATCAGGGAATTCTCTTCGATGATGCTCATAATTTAATTGGTGGTCGTCAACGACTTAATGAAACAATCTATCAAGCGTTGGAACGTGAAGTTAAAGAAGAATCTGGATATGATATCGATGACTCATATTTCATAGGGATTGCGGAAGATATTGTGGAACTGCCAAAGTACAATAAAATCGTCCATTATTTAAATCTTGTTTTTGAAGTGTCGGGTGATTTTTCAGAAAACATTAAGTCATCCGGTCAAGGATTCGTATGGAAATCCGAAGATGACATTGAAGACATAGATATGGGGATGGTTGAAGTTAAACATATCATTGAGAGCATGTAA
- the rplK gene encoding 50S ribosomal protein L11: MSKKVARVVKLQFPAGGAKPGPALAGVGINMPQFCTAFNDQSRERAGDVVPVEITVYDDKSFDFVLKTTPAAILLKRAAGVKSGSATPNSNIVATISADQLREIAEYKMPDLNANSIEGAMNIVAGTARNMGIAIEGMED, encoded by the coding sequence GTGAGTAAAAAAGTTGCAAGAGTAGTTAAACTACAATTCCCTGCCGGTGGCGCTAAACCAGGACCTGCATTAGCTGGTGTTGGTATTAACATGCCTCAATTTTGTACTGCGTTCAATGATCAAAGTAGAGAACGTGCAGGAGATGTCGTTCCTGTAGAAATTACAGTATACGATGACAAGTCATTTGATTTTGTCTTAAAAACAACACCTGCTGCAATCTTATTAAAGAGAGCTGCTGGCGTTAAGAGTGGATCAGCAACACCAAATTCAAACATTGTTGCTACAATCTCAGCAGATCAATTACGTGAAATTGCTGAATATAAAATGCCGGATTTAAATGCAAATAGCATCGAAGGTGCTATGAACATCGTTGCTGGTACAGCACGTAATATGGGTATTGCTATTGAAGGAATGGAGGACTAG
- a CDS encoding GNAT family N-acetyltransferase, with translation MIRYMEIPEIEQVMKIWLECNLEVHSFMEATYWTDNYDTAKEMMENSNIYVSVEEGVIQGFAGVTEGYYLAGIFVLKDYRNKGIRKQLLDYIKTRYDELTLDVYDHNKQAQNFYKREGFVVVETHPESPVEHTMVWPETV, from the coding sequence ATGATACGTTATATGGAAATTCCCGAGATTGAACAGGTTATGAAAATATGGTTGGAGTGCAACTTGGAGGTTCATTCCTTTATGGAGGCCACCTATTGGACAGACAATTATGATACTGCAAAAGAAATGATGGAGAATTCAAACATCTATGTTTCAGTTGAAGAAGGTGTTATTCAAGGGTTTGCAGGTGTGACTGAGGGCTATTATCTTGCGGGTATTTTTGTTTTGAAAGATTATCGAAACAAAGGAATTCGTAAGCAACTTCTTGATTATATAAAAACGCGATATGATGAACTCACACTTGATGTTTATGATCACAATAAACAAGCACAAAACTTTTATAAACGAGAAGGATTTGTTGTTGTGGAAACGCATCCCGAGAGTCCTGTCGAACATACCATGGTTTGGCCAGAAACAGTTTAA
- a CDS encoding phosphocarrier protein HPr, producing the protein MKEITVTVIDPVGLHARPATVAVNAASKFKSEIKISYKGKAVNMKSIMGVMSLGIPTQSEIVISAEGEDQDDAIATIEEVLKAQKVIA; encoded by the coding sequence ATGAAAGAGATTACAGTAACAGTTATTGATCCTGTTGGATTGCATGCACGTCCTGCAACCGTAGCAGTAAATGCAGCAAGCAAATTCAAGAGTGAAATCAAAATCAGCTACAAAGGTAAAGCTGTAAACATGAAATCAATCATGGGCGTTATGTCATTAGGAATTCCAACTCAGTCAGAAATCGTTATTTCAGCTGAAGGCGAAGATCAAGATGATGCAATCGCTACAATTGAAGAAGTACTAAAAGCACAAAAAGTAATTGCTTAA
- the tkt gene encoding transketolase, protein MNNIENLAVNALRVLSVDAVQKANSGHPGMPLGAAPMAYTVWANHMNFNPADPKWINRDRFVLSAGHGSALLYSLLHVFGYNVSKEDLQNFRQFNSLTPGHPEYGHTDGVEATTGPLGAGLSTAVGMAMAQEHLAAKYNKDGFEVFNNFTYVISGDGCMMEGITSEASSYAGAMNLGRLIVLYDSNNITIEGSTDLSFHEDVCARYESYGFDTFVVEDGNDIEAINAAITEAKVNLDKPSFIEIRTKIGFGTPKEGSAASHGAPIGEEGIKTFKELVNYPSLEPFYVPEEVYEHFSSIAAEGAKAQEAWNAMMDSYKNTYPELAQQLERDLKDITVEELTANKSLFEFEDKPMATRSVSGMMINRLKDQYSNIFGGSADLAPSNMTHMNDEDSFSSQNFAGRNIHFGIREHAMAAMGNGIVLYGGLKAYVATFFVFSDFLKPMARLSSLMNLPLTYVLTHDSIGVGEDGPTHEPVEQLTMLRSLPNFYTFRPADATETAYGWVLALTSKTTPVGLILSRQNLPQLKLTGADALKGGYVVKDAEKVDAIIMATGSEVSLAIEAAESLEKENIGVRVISMPCIELFEAQSKEYQESVLPSSVRARVAVEAGSSMSWGKFIGLDGAYVTLDHFGGSAPAPKLFEAFGFTVENVSETVKSVIK, encoded by the coding sequence ATGAATAATATAGAAAACTTAGCAGTTAATGCACTACGTGTGTTATCTGTCGATGCAGTTCAAAAAGCAAATTCTGGTCATCCAGGGATGCCTTTAGGTGCTGCACCCATGGCATACACAGTCTGGGCAAACCATATGAACTTTAACCCTGCTGATCCAAAATGGATTAACAGAGATCGTTTTGTTCTGTCTGCAGGACATGGTTCGGCACTGCTCTACTCATTACTCCATGTATTTGGGTATAATGTTTCAAAAGAAGATTTACAAAATTTCCGTCAGTTTAACTCGTTAACACCAGGTCATCCAGAATATGGTCATACGGATGGCGTTGAAGCTACAACAGGTCCTTTAGGAGCGGGTCTATCGACAGCAGTTGGTATGGCAATGGCTCAAGAACATCTTGCAGCAAAATATAACAAAGACGGTTTTGAAGTCTTCAATAACTTCACTTATGTCATTTCAGGTGATGGTTGTATGATGGAAGGAATTACAAGTGAAGCTTCCTCATATGCAGGAGCAATGAATTTAGGTCGCTTGATTGTTCTTTATGATTCAAACAACATTACAATTGAAGGAAGTACAGATCTTTCATTCCATGAAGATGTTTGTGCACGTTATGAATCCTATGGGTTTGATACATTCGTAGTTGAAGACGGTAACGATATCGAAGCAATTAATGCTGCAATTACAGAAGCTAAAGTAAATCTGGATAAACCTTCATTTATTGAAATTCGAACAAAAATTGGTTTCGGAACACCTAAAGAAGGTTCTGCCGCATCACACGGTGCTCCAATCGGTGAAGAAGGTATCAAAACATTTAAAGAACTTGTAAATTATCCAAGTCTTGAACCATTCTATGTACCCGAAGAAGTTTACGAACACTTTAGTTCAATTGCAGCTGAAGGCGCAAAAGCACAAGAAGCATGGAATGCAATGATGGATTCATATAAGAATACGTATCCAGAATTAGCACAACAATTAGAGCGAGATTTGAAAGATATTACTGTTGAAGAACTCACAGCAAATAAATCACTTTTTGAATTTGAAGATAAGCCAATGGCAACACGCAGTGTTTCAGGTATGATGATTAACCGTCTTAAAGATCAATATTCAAATATTTTTGGAGGGTCTGCAGATTTAGCGCCTTCAAACATGACTCATATGAATGATGAAGATTCATTCTCTTCACAAAACTTTGCAGGACGTAATATCCATTTTGGTATTCGTGAACATGCAATGGCTGCAATGGGAAATGGGATTGTTCTCTATGGTGGACTTAAAGCATATGTTGCAACATTCTTCGTGTTCTCAGACTTCCTAAAACCAATGGCTCGTTTAAGTTCACTTATGAACTTGCCACTAACCTACGTTTTAACGCATGACAGTATCGGCGTTGGAGAAGATGGACCAACTCATGAACCTGTTGAACAATTAACAATGTTACGTTCATTACCGAACTTCTATACATTCCGTCCTGCAGATGCTACTGAAACAGCATACGGCTGGGTTTTAGCACTTACATCAAAAACAACACCAGTTGGACTGATTCTTTCACGTCAAAACTTACCACAACTTAAATTAACAGGTGCGGATGCACTTAAGGGTGGTTATGTTGTGAAGGATGCGGAAAAGGTTGATGCAATCATCATGGCTACTGGATCTGAGGTTTCACTTGCAATTGAAGCAGCTGAGTCATTAGAAAAAGAAAACATCGGTGTTCGTGTTATTTCAATGCCATGTATTGAACTCTTTGAAGCGCAAAGCAAAGAATATCAAGAATCGGTACTTCCTTCATCCGTTCGTGCCCGTGTTGCTGTAGAGGCAGGGTCATCGATGAGTTGGGGTAAATTTATCGGACTTGATGGTGCGTATGTAACCTTGGATCACTTTGGTGGTTCTGCACCAGCACCAAAACTCTTTGAAGCATTTGGATTTACTGTTGAAAATGTATCTGAAACTGTAAAATCAGTAATCAAATAA
- a CDS encoding NAD-dependent epimerase/dehydratase family protein, with the protein MKKVFVLGGTGFLCYHTICELLKKDYQVKTMSLPPMPSENLFPDNVESHLGDINQMSDSEIVDMLYDVDGFVYAIGADERWLPDAPSYRAFYQANVLPTQRIARLAVQAGVESFVVFGSYFSEFAERLPQYNLKNQGYPGTRLLQEQIAFAEGEGAMRVTSLRLPYIFGTMPGRTPLWKMFVDMVRDQPVYPVHKGGTAIITATQVAEAAVGALENGTHRTTYAICDSNLKYEEFFHMIVEAWLIDTSRQINMLQLKVKNTGSTSPYPKR; encoded by the coding sequence ATGAAAAAAGTATTTGTTTTAGGTGGAACGGGATTTCTTTGCTATCATACCATTTGCGAACTCTTGAAAAAAGACTATCAGGTAAAGACAATGTCCCTTCCTCCAATGCCCTCCGAAAATTTATTTCCGGATAATGTGGAAAGCCATTTAGGTGATATTAATCAAATGAGCGACTCTGAAATTGTTGATATGCTTTACGATGTCGATGGATTTGTTTACGCAATTGGTGCCGATGAGCGCTGGTTACCAGATGCTCCATCCTATCGGGCTTTCTATCAAGCAAATGTTTTACCCACACAACGTATTGCGCGACTAGCTGTTCAAGCAGGTGTTGAAAGTTTTGTTGTTTTTGGATCTTACTTTTCAGAGTTTGCGGAACGTCTGCCGCAATATAACTTAAAAAATCAAGGTTATCCCGGAACACGTTTACTTCAAGAACAAATTGCCTTTGCTGAAGGTGAAGGAGCGATGCGCGTTACAAGTCTTCGACTCCCTTATATATTTGGCACAATGCCAGGTCGAACACCGCTTTGGAAGATGTTTGTGGACATGGTACGTGACCAACCCGTTTATCCGGTACACAAAGGAGGTACTGCCATCATAACCGCCACACAGGTCGCAGAAGCCGCTGTAGGAGCACTTGAAAACGGAACCCACCGTACAACCTACGCAATATGCGATTCAAACCTTAAATATGAAGAATTTTTCCACATGATTGTGGAAGCATGGCTGATCGATACATCGCGGCAGATCAACATGCTGCAGCTGAAGGTAAAGAACACGGGATCCACGTCGCCATATCCCAAAAGATGA